Proteins encoded by one window of Carcharodon carcharias isolate sCarCar2 chromosome 27 unlocalized genomic scaffold, sCarCar2.pri SUPER_27_unloc_2, whole genome shotgun sequence:
- the LOC121273867 gene encoding zinc finger protein 239-like isoform X1, with amino-acid sequence MSNQRVHTDERPFRCSHCGTGFKRSSDLNEQQCTHTGERPFTCSECGKRFTHSSNLQRHQQVHTNERPFQCQDCGKYYKSSRELMSHQHVHTDERPFRCSHCGTGFKRSSDLNEQQCTHTGERPFTCSECGKRFTHSSNLQRHQQVHTNERPFQCQDCGKYYKSSRELMSHQHVHTDERPFRCSHCGIGFRRSSQLTVHQRVHTGERLFTCSVCGKGFIQSSHLQRYQRTPK; translated from the coding sequence ATGTCcaatcaacgtgttcacactgacgagagaccgttcaggtgctctcactgtgggactggctTCAAGCGATCATCTGACCTCAATGAACAACAGTGCacccacactggggagaggccgttcacctgctccgagtgtgggaagagattcactcattcatccaatctgcagagacaccagcaagttcacactaaCGAGCGACCTTTTCAATGCCAAGACTGCGGGAAGTACTATAAAAGTTCCAGGGAATTGATGTCTCATCAacatgttcacactgacgagagaccgttcaggtgctctcactgtgggactggctTCAAGCGATCATCTGACCTCAATGAACAACAGTGCacccacactggggagaggccgttcacctgctccgagtgtgggaagagattcactcattcatccaatctgcagagacaccagcaagttcacactaaCGAGCGACCTTTTCAATGCCAAGACTGCGGGAAGTACTATAAAAGTTCCAGGGAATTGATGTCTCATCAacatgttcacactgacgagagaccgttcaggtgctctcactgtgggattgGGTTCAGGCGGTCATCtcaactcactgtacaccagcgagttcacactggggagagactgttcacctgctctgtgtgtgggaagggattcattcagtcatCCCACCTACAGAGATACCAGAGAACTCCCAAGTAA